In Oscillospiraceae bacterium, the genomic window GCCTTTGCCCGTATGATGCAGGGCCGCACCAGCTTCATCGTGGCGCACCGCCTGTCCACCATCCGTGAGGCCGACGTCATCCTTGTGATGAAGGACGGCCACATCGTGGAGCAGGGCAACCACGACGAACTGCTGGCCGCAGGCGGCTTCTACGCCAAGCTGTACAACAGCCAGTTCGAGGGTGTGGAGACCTGAGCCAAAGCCCCATAAAACCACAAAAATCCCGTCTGAAGCAGTTCAGACGGGATTTTTTCGTGTTTGTCAAGGGCTGCCCGCACAGAGCATGTGCGGCGGTGCCTTTTTCTGCCCCTGTGCCGCCTTTTTTGTTGACAAAGCACCGCCTTGCTATTATAATAATGTAGTCAAAATGGCATCATTGCGCGGCTTTGCACCTGCGCGAATCAAGTATAGACAAGGAGAGATTCTCAAATGGCACAAGAGATCAAGATGTCCGCTGCCGGCCTGAAAGCTATGCAGGAGGAACTGGAGTACCTCAAGACCGTGCGCCGCAAGGAGCTGGCCGAGGAGATCAAGGAAGCCCGCAGCCACGGCGACCTGTCGGAAAACAGCGAGTACGACGAGGCCAAGAACACCCAGGGTCTGGTGGAGAACCGCATCACCGAGCTGGAGCAGATGATCAAGAACGCCGTCATCATCGACGAGAGCGAGCTGAGCGTGGACAGCGTGTCTGTGGGCACCCACGTCACCATCCAGATGACCGGCGAGGATGAGACCGAAGAATACGACATCGTGGGCCGCACCGAGGCCGACCCCCTGAACGGCAAGATCAGCGACGAGAGCCCCGTGGGCCACGCGCTGCTGGGCCGCGCTGTGGGCGCCAAGACCGAAGTGCTGCTGCCCACCGGCCACACCGTGGAGTACACCGTGCTGGCCATTACCCACGCACGCAGCTGATAGGAGAAACCATGGAAGAGCAAAAGAAGAACCCCGCGCAGGGCCTGTCCGAGAGCGAGCAGGTGCAGGTGCGCCGCCAGAAGCTGGCAGACCTGCAGGCCGCCG contains:
- the greA gene encoding transcription elongation factor GreA yields the protein MAQEIKMSAAGLKAMQEELEYLKTVRRKELAEEIKEARSHGDLSENSEYDEAKNTQGLVENRITELEQMIKNAVIIDESELSVDSVSVGTHVTIQMTGEDETEEYDIVGRTEADPLNGKISDESPVGHALLGRAVGAKTEVLLPTGHTVEYTVLAITHARS